AAAAATTCTTAAACTCGTAAAAAGCGGTGAGGTTGACATAGCATCCGCCGCATCCAGAATAAGCACTCATCTTGACTTCAGCGACGTCAAGCCGGATACTTCCCGCAAAGAGAGGCTCGGCTTTGACGAAGTGATCTACGGCAGAAGCAAATCTATTGAACAGATTGAAAACATAGCATTGAAATATATTGAAAACGAGCTTAACTTTGTATGTACGGGGCTGGACTCCGGCAAAATGGATGCGCTTCTAAGAGAGTTTCCGCATTTTCAGGCAAACAGGCAAGCGGGCATTCTTAGACACATCATTTCCGCTGCGCCCCGCAAAGAAGGAAAAGTAGCGGTCATAACCGCAGGTACATCCGACATAAAAGTTGCCTCTGAGGCAGCAGAGATTCTGGACATATGCGGTATCGACGCTGACATACACGCCGACATCGGTGTTGCCGGGATACACCGTTTTTTCAGCGTGAGAGAACAAATATCTGATGCAAAAGTGATAATTGTCATCGCAGGGATGGAAGGAGCTCTTCCGTCCATAACCGGAGGGATGTTCCCTCACCCTGTCATAGCGGTGCCGACCTCAACTGGATACGGTGCGGCTTTGGAAGGGTTTACAGCACTTTTCTCTATGCTGGCAAGCTGTGCAAATGGGATCACGGTTGTTAACATAGACAATGGTTTTGGAGCTGCAATGGCCGCTGTCCGCATCATAAATGCACTTCAGGAGAATTAACATGCAGCTCACACAGGCAATCACACAACGACGCTCTATCAACTATTTTGATCCTGAAAGAAAAATAGACGAAAAAACAGTGACAGACATACTGAACCTTGCAGCCCTTGCACCATCCAGTATGAACCTTCAGCCATGGAAAGTGATCACCGTTTTGTCTGACGAAAAGAAGGCTGTTTTACGTTCCGTTTCATACGGTCAACCCAAGGTAACAGAGGCTTCTGCGGTTTTTATCCTCCTTGCCGATAAAACATATGCTGAGAAAAACATAAATACAGTACTTGAAAGTATGATAGAACTGGGCTATATGGATAAAGAATCAGCAGCGGAAAAGGCTAAAACCGTTCCAAATTCTCAAGGAGCACCGGACTCATTTTTGCGGGAAAAAAACGCTGTCCTGAATACTGCTCTTTTCGGAATGAACCTGATGTATGCTTGTGCCGTATATGGGATCGAAACTCACCCTATGGGCGGTTTCGAACCGGAAAAGCTGAGGAAAGAATTCGACATCGCAGACAACCTTGTCCCTGTGATGCTGGTAGCTGCAGGATACCTGAAA
This window of the Denitrovibrio acetiphilus DSM 12809 genome carries:
- a CDS encoding nitroreductase family protein → MQLTQAITQRRSINYFDPERKIDEKTVTDILNLAALAPSSMNLQPWKVITVLSDEKKAVLRSVSYGQPKVTEASAVFILLADKTYAEKNINTVLESMIELGYMDKESAAEKAKTVPNSQGAPDSFLREKNAVLNTALFGMNLMYACAVYGIETHPMGGFEPEKLRKEFDIADNLVPVMLVAAGYLKPGTKLLPRVKRLSSADFNHIL
- the larB gene encoding nickel pincer cofactor biosynthesis protein LarB, whose product is MNSKDVEKILKLVKSGEVDIASAASRISTHLDFSDVKPDTSRKERLGFDEVIYGRSKSIEQIENIALKYIENELNFVCTGLDSGKMDALLREFPHFQANRQAGILRHIISAAPRKEGKVAVITAGTSDIKVASEAAEILDICGIDADIHADIGVAGIHRFFSVREQISDAKVIIVIAGMEGALPSITGGMFPHPVIAVPTSTGYGAALEGFTALFSMLASCANGITVVNIDNGFGAAMAAVRIINALQEN